The following nucleotide sequence is from Coffea eugenioides isolate CCC68of chromosome 10, Ceug_1.0, whole genome shotgun sequence.
taaggtgccatttgaattgacgcatgatagctattattataggcaaattctacTAAGGCCATGTACTGGctccatttacctccaaaatccaatatacacgacctcagcatATCCTCCAAAGTCTGAATTGTTCTTTCCGACTGCCCgtcggtttggggatggtacgcagtactaaatttcaacttggtccccaatgactcttgaaatttctgccagaaACGCGAGACAAACCTTGGATCTCGATCAGACACAATACTTATAGGGataccatgcaatctcatgATCTCTTTTGTGTACAACTTGGCCAATTTCTCTAAAGAAAAACTCATGCTTACAGGTAGAAAATGTGCGGACTTGGTAAGCCTGTCAACTATTACCCAAACCGCATCAAATCCTTTTCAACTTCGAGGCAACcccgttacaaaatccatggttatGTGGTCCCACGTCCATTCAGGGATTTCTAGTGGCTGCAATAAACCAgaaggtttctgatgttcagcttttacttgcTGGCATATcagacatttttgtacaaaCTTTGCCACGTCCTTTTTTCAAACCGTCCCACCAGTATGATTCCTTCACATCATGATACATTTTGTTCACTCCTGGGTGTATAGTATACCtcgatcgatgtgattcttctagaatttctttccttaatTCTTCATCAACTGGAACCACAATTCGATCTTGAAACCTTAATTCTCCTTCAGACCCTAGTTTAAAATCTAGGTTTTCTCCGTTTTGCACTGTTTTCAACCTTTTCTGGATCGTGGGGTCCGTTTtctgtgcctctttaatacgcTCCATCAACGGTGATTTCAACATCAGGTTCCCAAATAAAATCTTCAATctctccaagcgagggttccaatTGCTAATCTCTTCTAACATGtcccattcttttaccattaaccccgctacttgggcttttctacttagagcgtctgctaccacgttggcttttcctgggtggtagtttattgaacaatcataatcttataaaaattctacccatcgtctctgtctcaaattcaattccttttgagaaaacaagtacttaaggctcttgtggtccgtataaacctcaaaggtcacaccatacaagtaatgtctccatttctttaaggcaaGGATCACTGCGGCCAATTCTAGGTCATGCGTTGGGTAATTTTGCTCGTGagacttcaattttctagaggcgtaGGCAACTACCTTACCCTTTTGCATTAGTACGCATCCTAGACCTTCTCTAGAGGCATCAGAGTATACGACATAACCTTCTACTCCGTCAGGCAAAGCCAACACAGTAGCTGATGTTAAGCGCCTTTTTAACTCTTGAAAGCTTGACTCGCACTTTGGAGTCCAGATAAACTTGTTACCTTTCTTGGTCAGTTCGGCcataggtccagcaatcttcgaaaaatccttgataaaccTCCTATAGTAACCCGCtaaacccaagaaacttctaacctctgttggagtttctggctgTTTCCACATTGTGActgcctcaacttttgccggatctACGGCAATTCCATCTTTAGAAACCTTATGTCCTAGAAAAGATATCTcttccagccaaaactcgcacttactgaaTTTGGCATACCACTTATGCTCTCTTAATATCTGTAAAACCATCTCCAAGTGCTTAACATGTTCCTCTCGAGTCTTAGAatatatcaaaatatcatcGATGAAAATCACTACGAACTGATCCAGATACTTCTTAAAAACTCGCTGCATCAAATCCATGAAAGCAACTGGTGCAttagttaatccaaatggcatgactgcaaattcaaaatgtccgtatcttgtattaaaagcagttttgggtatgtcttccttcttaattttcAATTGGTAATACCCTTGCCTCAAGTCCAGTTTAGAGAAAACTACAGATCCTTGCAGCTGATCAAATAAACTATCGATCAAAGGTAgagggtatttgttcttaattgTAATCTCGTTTAACCCTCGGTAATCGATACATAACCTCAAGCTTCCGTCATTTTTCTTGACAAATAGAACGGGTGCGCCCCATGGTGAGTCACTTTCTCTATCGAAAACTTTCTCCAGTAGGTCCTGCAGTTGAATTTTCAACTCTTTTAGCTCTGCAGGAGAcattcggtacggagtcttaGAAATCGGAGCCGTTCCCGGCACCAAATCAATCTTGAACTTCACTTCTCTCTCCGGCGGTAATGTTTTTAGTTCTTCGGGAAAAATATCAGAAAATTCCCGTACCACTGGTACATCTTCTAACTTCACTTGGTCACAGGGAGCGTTAATCAGaaaagctaagaaaccttgcgctcctttataCAACATTTTTCTTGCCCGAATTTCCGAAATCATGGCAGTTGATGCTAACCTACCtttcacatccaatttcaaGGTTGCTTCCCCAGGAATccaaaattctaccacttttgcCCTACAGTCAAACTTagcatggtaatgagctagGAAATCCATTCCTATGATAACATCATACCCTTTTATGTCCAAACTGACTAGGTCTACTAGCATCTTACGCTCTCCAACCCAGAATTCGTAGTTCTTATCGGCCAGGCTAGTGATTATACTCTTATTACCCATaggtgtcctaacttcaagatcgaAGGGTAATTTAACAGATTGCACATCAATTCCGGACATAAAAGTTGGattcacaaatgaatgagttgcaTCAGGATCAATTACTACTCTAGCTAATCGATGAAAAATTGGAAGAGTACCTTCCACAACttccgaggaatcaggtacaGGTTGGTCATTTATAGCGTACACCCTGGCCGGAACTTTCGGCCTATTTCCTCCAGAATTGACTGGTGTAGCATTCAGGGTACCACCATCTTGCATTTTTGGGCAACCCGAAATTTGGTGCTCACTGCTTCCGCACTTCAAGcacttttcttgtttcttccAGCAAACGTCCTCAGTATGGCCAATTTTCTTGCAATACGCGCAAGTCACCTGGGAAATTATCGTACGACCTCCTTGCGAGACATTTCTAGGTTGACCCCTTCCAGTTGGTCCCCCTCTAGCTCCATTATCTCTTCCCCCTGCACTTCTTGTCCCAGTTCCTCTCGCTAGAGCGCCTCGTGATATTCCAGGACTATTCATTCCACCCGTTC
It contains:
- the LOC113750452 gene encoding uncharacterized protein LOC113750452 is translated as MAKIHNVFHVSMLKKYHPDPSHVLQLEGIEVDESLTYEEGPVKILERGVKELRNKKIHLVKILWKNHEIEEATWELEEAMQKKYPELFRMENRNGHANGDGVTNGHCRATYAYPNELVQSLDDERRQLWDANHTLTQDAEELSIMVDTQFDRIADLEMRLAAEHARLEAARVEIERQRSRVTRLVEGIRDRSVGIRADATMMMDEATSILQGNAQASGEEDQEEDPEEDVAPGSPAEASGQVRHQGGPADTEDRALERFLKFGPPKFYGGPEPEVAEGWWERISDIFAALNNAEERQVTFAAFQFEGAARSWWNLVRVNWDRNHTPRTWANFTREFNAEFLPPLIQEKREDDFIKCRQGAMSVAEYEEGLAAVRLDTFANAVERAQRVEVARAQVKSFQAKKRFAPSSSREPTYGSTPPAKMGRGTGGMNSPGISRGALARGTGTRSAGGRDNGARGGPTGRGQPRNVSQGGRTIISQVTCAYCKKIGHTEDVCWKKQEKCLKCGSSEHQISGCPKMQDGGTLNATPVNSGGNRPKVPARVYAINDQPVPDSSEVVEGTLPIFHRLARVVIDPDATHSFVNPTFMSGIDVQSVKLPFDLEVRTPMGNKSIITSLADKNYEFWVGERKMLVDLVSLDIKGYDVIIGMDFLAHYHAKFDCRAKVVEFWIPGEATLKLDVKGRLASTAMISEIRARKMLYKGAQGFLAFLINAPCDQVKLEDVPVVREFSDIFPEELKTLPPEREVKFKIDLVPGTAPISKTPYRMSPAELKELKIQLQDLLEKVFDRESDSPWGAPVLFVKKNDGSLRLCIDYRGLNEITIKNKYPLPLIDSLFDQLQGSRVFKKYLDQFVVIFIDDILIYSKTREEHVKHLEMVLQILREHKWYAKFSKCEFWLEEISFLGHKVSKDGIAVDPAKVEAVTMWKQPETPTEVRSFLGLAGYYRRFIKDFSKIAGPMAELTKKGNKFIWTPKCESSFQELKRRLTSATVLALPDGVEGYVVYSDASREGLGCVLMQKGKPLEIPEWTWDHITMDFVTGLPRS